The following proteins come from a genomic window of Larimichthys crocea isolate SSNF chromosome III, L_crocea_2.0, whole genome shotgun sequence:
- the snx15 gene encoding sorting nexin-15 codes for MSRKAKDEYYRFFTVSDPRSHEKGHTEYKVTARFVSKRHPEDVKEVVVWRRFSELKKLHGELAYTHKNLFRRQEEFPPFPRAHVFGRFDEAVIEERRKATEAMLSFTTTIPALYNSPQLKDFFRGGEVTRPLDSTPLSSAGPLPPPLIPLPKRRASDCEPAEEEEGREAPTLPQDLGINVGLEVGEPEVAAEAYSEMGGSPREEEQEELSDAELDDRGPSPDPSLARNHQSQESQEEFDSLFDSVAEEHVPSLKEEGPPPLSDNDLAVFDPCYKQGDNNSCPSVTRRCEGGGRVEGFSELKKLHGELAYTHKNLFRRQEEFPPFPRAHVFGRFDEAVIEERRKATEAMLSFTTTIPALYNSPQLKDFFRGGEVTRPLDSTPLSSAGPLPPPLIPLPKRRASDCEPAEERGGREAPTLPQDLGINVGLEVGEPEVAAEAYSEMGALLEKRARGAQRYGSNPSGDHSELFSLPPTSLDGGDAAYLNQAATELTAAMEREKEGEFSCAIRGYRTAVDILITGVQGDPDPIRRESVMRRTAQYLKHTEMLVDRHSSPTHTHTSTQDP; via the exons ATGTCACGGAAAGCCAAAGATGAATATTACCGCTTCTTCACCGTTTCCGACCCACGATCACACGAGAAGGGGCACACGGAGTACAAAGTGACAGCGCGG TTCGTGTCCAAGCGTCACCCGGAAGATGTGAAGGAGGTGGTCGTGTGGAGGAGGTTCTCTGAGCTGAAGAAGCTCCACGGGGAGTTGGCCTACACGCACAAGAACCTGTTCAGAAGACAAGAGGAGTTTCCACCGTTCCCTCGCGCACACGTCTTTG GGAGGTTTGACGAGGCTGTGattgaggagaggaggaaggccaCAGAGGCCATGCTTTCATTTACTACCACCATACCTGCACTCTACAACAGCCCACAGCTCAAGGACTTCTTCAGA ggTGGTGAGGTCACAAGGCCTCTAGATTCCACCCCTCTGTCCTCCGCCGGGCCTCtgcctccccctctcattcccCTACCCAAGCGGAGGGCCTCTGACTGTGAaccagcagaggaggaggaggggagggaggctCCCACCTTACCCCAGGATCTGGGCATCAACGTGGGCTTGGAGGTGGGAGAACCGGAGGTGGCGGCCGAGGCTTACAGCGAGATGGGAGGCTCTCCTAGAGAAGAAGAGCAAGAGGAGCTCAGCGATGCAGAGCTGGATGACAGAG gcCCGTCTCCTGACCCATCCCTAGCCAGAAACCACCAATCACAAGAATCACAGGAAGAATTCGATTCACTGTTTGACTCCGTGGCAGAAGAGCATGTCCCATCCCTGAAGGAGGAAGGTCCACCTCCACTGTCTGATAATGACTTGGCTGTCTTTGATCCCTGCTATAAACAAGGTGACAATAA TTCGTGTCCAAGCGTCACCCGGAGATGTGAAGGAGGTGGTCGTGTGGAGGGGTTCTCTGAGCTGAAGAAGCTCCACGGGGAGTTGGCCTACACGCACAAGAACCTGTTCAGAAGACAAGAGGAGTTTCCACCGTTCCCTCGTGCACACGTCTTTG GGAGGTTTGACGAGGCTGTGattgaggagaggaggaaggccaCAGAGGCCATGCTTTCATTTACTACCACCATACCTGCACTCTACAACAGCCCACAGCTCAAGGACTTCTTCAGA gGTGGTGAGGTCACAAGGCCTCTAGATTCCACCCCTCTGTCCTCCGCCGGGCCTCtgcctccccctctcattcccCTACCCAAGCGGAGGGCCTCTGACTGTGAACCggcagaggagaggggggggagggaggcTCCCACCTTACCCCAGGATCTGGGCATCAACGTGGGCTTGGAGGTGGGAGAACCGGAGGTGGCGGCCGAGGCTTACAGCGAGATGGGAGCTCTCCTAGAGAAGAGAGCAAGAGGAGCTCAGCGAT aTGGATCTAATCCGTCCGGTGACCACTCAGAATTGTTCTCACTGCCGCCAACTAGTCTGGATGGAGGGGACGCGGCTTACTTGAACCAGGCTGCCACTGAGCTCACAGCCGcgatggagagggagaaggagggagaattTAGCTGTGCCATTCGCGGATACAGGACGGCGGTGGATATACTGATCACTGGAGTACAGG GAGATCCAGATCCAATACGCAGGGAGTCTGTGATGAGAAGGACGGCCCAGTACCTGAAGCACACTGAGATGCTGGTCGACAGGCACtcctcacccacacacactcacacatctaCACAGGACCCTTag
- the slc3a2a gene encoding solute carrier family 3 member 2a, whose protein sequence is MNKETEIDMKDVELNELDPEKQPITGDGQASGGEKNGSVKLKVPDDEVAFTGLSKDELMKVAGTPGWVRTRWVLLVLFWLGWVGMLAGAIVIIVQAPRCKPIPDMTWCNEGPLYQINDVEAFSGDLAGVESKLDNINQLKVKGLVLGPIHNVQKDQSITLNLQEIKPDLGTKDNLKAVLDRAHKKSISVVLDLTPNYQGNSNWFSDKNGLDDVVEKVKAAAEYWLNFGFDGIKISDLTIAASSAEWSNLRAVVQGNGTDDTKKGALMGVVEGVSAADVSQLINTTGVDIILSDLLSSKTGGVERIQAMDTLNSQQRNLGWGLGATQQKQMSAKGPKLVHLYQLLLFTMPGTPVFTYGDEIGLTAGEGSASPKMVWDLEEKPAEGAEVNETVMAIQQQRIDTRKWFISLSDLRGKERSLLHGDYYSLYSSASSLSFLRLWDQSERFITAVNWGTTEETITFKLQPTEGVELPETATVKLSTDKNLKPDDSVSLDKLVLQPGQAVLLQFPYTG, encoded by the exons ATGAATAAAGAAACTGAGATCGACATGAAGGACGTGGAGCTCAATGAGCTGGACCCTGAGAAGCAGCCCATTACAGGTGATGGCCAGGCTTCAGGCGGAGAGAAAAACGGCAGCGTCAAGCTGAAGGTTCCCGATGACGAGGTCGCATTCACCGGCCTGTCCAAGGACGAGCTGATGAAGGTTGCTGGCACTCCAGG atgGGTACGAACCCGTTGGGTGCTTCTTGTCCTGTTTTGGCTGGGCTGGGTAGGCATGCTGGCCGGAGCCATTGTGATCATAGTACAAGCCCCTCGCTGCAAACCCATCCCTGATATGACGTGGTGCAATGAAGGACCTCTGTACCAGATCAATGACGTCGAAGCCTTTTCTGGAGACTTGGCAG GTGTTGAATCCAAGTTGGACAACATAAACCAGTTGAAGGTGAAAGGCCTGGTCCTCGGCCCCATTCACAATGTCCAGAAAGACCAGTCAATCACCCTGAACCTTCAAGAGATTAAACCGGACCTCGGAACAAAGGATAACCTGAAAGCTGTGCTGGACAGGGCCCACAAGAAGA GTATTTCTGTGGTGCTCGACCTGACTCCAAACTACCAAGGAAATTCTAACTGGTTCAGCGATAAAAATGGCTTGGATGACGTAGTGGAGAAAGTCAAG gCTGCAGCAGAGTACTGGCTGAACTTTGGTTTTGATGGCATCAAGATATCCGACCTCACTATTGCCGCCAGCTCTGCTGAGTGGTCGAACCTGCGGGCTGTCGTCCAAGGCAACGGCACCGACGACACCAAGAAGGG GGCACTGATGGGCGTGGTTGAAGgtgtttcagctgcagatgTGTCACAGCTCATCAACACCACCGGTGTGGATATCATCCTGTCCgacctgctcagcagcaaaaCCGGAG GAGTGGAGCGCATCCAGGCCATGGACACCCTTAACTCTCAGCAGAGGAATCTGGGCTGGGGTCTCGGTGCCACCCAACAGAAACAGATGTCTGCAAAGGGTCCGAAACTGGTCCATCTCTACCAGCTCCTGCTGTTTACCATGCCAGGAACTCCGGTGTTTACCTACGGAGATGAGATCGGCCTTACCGCAGGAGAG GGTTCTGCTTCCCCTAAGATGGTTTGGGACTTGGAGGAGAAacctgctgaaggagctgaagtCAATGAGACTGTTATG GCTATACAGCAGCAGCGCATCGACACAAGAAAGTGGTTCATCTCCCTAAGCGACCTGCGAGGCAAAGAGCGCTCTCTCCTCCATGGCGACTACTACAGTCTAtactcctctgcctcctccctctctttcctccgTCTGTGGGACCAGAGCGAAAGATTCATAACAGCCGTCAACTGGGGAACCACAGAAGAGACGATCACATTCAAGCTGCAACCTACAG AAGGAGTGGAGTTGCCGGAAACAGCCACGGTAAAGCTGTCAACCGACAAAAACCTGAAACCAGATGACTCCGTCAGCTTGGACAAACTCGTGCTACAACCGGGACAAGCTGTCCTGCTGCAGTTCCCCTATACAGGCTAA